From Pandoraea vervacti, the proteins below share one genomic window:
- a CDS encoding glutathione S-transferase family protein has protein sequence MPQSTAATAPHADLPTRPARPIKLYRLALSGHCHRVELMLNLLDLPYENVDIDLGRGEHKQPAYLAINPFGQVPAIDDDGVVLADSNAILVYLATRYDAQHSWLPRDAVAAAHVQRWLSVAAGDLAFGAAAARVAVLFGRDVDTTAMIERGVLLLSRLEAHFTAPNAAPFVTAATPTIADIALYTYLAHAPEGNVSLAPYPAVRAWLARIEALPRFIPMASTPCGLNAVAA, from the coding sequence ATGCCCCAATCCACTGCTGCCACTGCTCCCCACGCTGACCTCCCTACCCGCCCTGCGCGCCCGATCAAGCTGTATCGCCTTGCGCTCTCGGGTCACTGTCACCGCGTCGAGCTGATGCTCAATCTGCTGGATTTGCCCTACGAGAACGTCGACATCGATCTGGGGAGGGGCGAGCACAAGCAACCGGCGTATCTCGCCATCAATCCGTTTGGACAGGTCCCGGCCATCGACGACGATGGTGTGGTGCTTGCCGACTCGAACGCGATCCTGGTGTATCTCGCGACGCGCTACGACGCACAGCACAGCTGGCTGCCGCGCGACGCCGTCGCCGCCGCTCACGTACAGCGCTGGCTGTCGGTGGCGGCGGGCGATCTGGCGTTCGGCGCGGCGGCCGCGCGCGTCGCCGTGCTGTTCGGTCGCGATGTCGACACGACCGCAATGATCGAGCGCGGCGTGCTGCTGCTCTCGCGTCTGGAAGCGCATTTCACGGCACCGAACGCCGCGCCGTTCGTCACGGCCGCCACGCCAACGATTGCCGATATTGCGCTGTACACCTATCTGGCACACGCGCCCGAAGGGAACGTGTCGCTTGCGCCGTACCCGGCCGTGCGGGCGTGGCTCGCGCGCATCGAAGCGCTGCCGCGCTTCATCCCGATGGCGTCCACGCCCTGCGGCCTGAACGCTGTTGCGGCATGA
- a CDS encoding DMT family transporter, whose protein sequence is MHSESLAWRRHGATLMFVLLWSGGALAAKWGLAHASAFAFLVIRLGVAFAALALIAMTRRQWWPAPGTRWQVAGTGVLLVGGYQTAYLLALANGITPGALATVLGVQPILTLVALERAHSAQRLLGLALALAGLALVVAQSLLSARLSVAGSAWALTALACMTLGTIAQKGSRQTPLDVLPLQYAVGLAMALLIAPTQQLQFDGTLGFWLPMLYMGLVISVGATLLLYRMIASGNLVTVTSLFYLVPVVTALLDWGIFGHRPTALAVAGTGAILLGLRLALR, encoded by the coding sequence ATGCACTCAGAGAGTCTCGCGTGGCGCCGGCACGGCGCAACGCTCATGTTCGTTCTGCTATGGAGTGGCGGCGCACTGGCCGCCAAATGGGGGCTGGCGCATGCGTCGGCGTTTGCATTCCTGGTGATCCGACTCGGCGTGGCGTTCGCCGCGCTTGCGCTCATCGCAATGACGAGGCGTCAGTGGTGGCCAGCGCCCGGCACGCGATGGCAGGTCGCAGGCACTGGCGTATTGCTCGTCGGCGGGTATCAGACGGCGTATCTGCTCGCCCTCGCGAACGGCATCACGCCCGGCGCGCTGGCCACCGTGTTGGGTGTGCAGCCGATTCTGACGCTCGTGGCGCTGGAGCGGGCACATAGCGCGCAACGTCTGCTGGGGCTGGCGCTCGCCCTCGCGGGACTTGCGCTCGTCGTAGCGCAAAGTCTGCTCTCGGCACGCCTGTCGGTGGCAGGCTCGGCGTGGGCGCTCACCGCGCTCGCCTGCATGACGCTCGGCACGATTGCGCAGAAAGGCTCGCGACAGACGCCGCTCGACGTCCTGCCCCTGCAGTACGCCGTCGGGCTAGCGATGGCGCTGCTGATTGCGCCGACGCAGCAGTTGCAATTCGATGGCACGCTCGGGTTCTGGCTTCCGATGCTCTATATGGGCCTCGTGATCTCCGTGGGCGCAACGCTGCTGCTCTATCGCATGATCGCCTCCGGCAATCTCGTGACGGTCACCAGCCTGTTCTATCTGGTGCCGGTGGTGACGGCGTTGCTCGACTGGGGCATCTTCGGGCATCGTCCGACAGCGCTTGCCGTGGC
- a CDS encoding DUF2783 domain-containing protein produces the protein MTAHQTAIAGLEDIYDTLALAIDAAPEDKRELLLAKIVLLLANDVGDPKRVIERIQQAADSA, from the coding sequence ATGACCGCCCACCAAACCGCCATCGCCGGCCTCGAAGACATTTACGACACGCTCGCGCTCGCCATCGACGCAGCCCCCGAAGACAAACGCGAGTTGCTGCTCGCCAAAATCGTGCTGCTGCTCGCGAACGACGTCGGCGATCCGAAGCGCGTGATCGAACGCATTCAACAAGCGGCCGATAGTGCGTAA
- a CDS encoding acid phosphatase: MTHDTTPQPHDPALDTDLSHDDDPTNPSRRRVLQGLAAIGAAGAAGATLGGCATEGGAGAPSAVPAGGTFDAQLKANVKTVVVIYLENRSFNNLFADFPGLEKPLSKVPASAYTQLDRDGKTPMPLLPPIFDGLVPRAQMIGGKKYHITEKDIARQPNAPFMLKDAEGKLLPESVITRDLWHLFWQNQMQINDGANNQFAAWADSGGLVMGYYGETAKTLDLYKIAQQYTMCDNFFMAAFGGSFLNHQFLVTARPPVYPNAAQSPAKDKIAVLADGPQGVRLAIAPDSPASAADGKPKFVRDGAITPDNYAVNTMMPAYQPSPVKPAASGDKRLADPSHPTTLPPQNYATIGDLLSNKGVSWAWYAGAWQSALDHKGGADKPNFQYHHQPFNYFAQFAPGTSARETHLRDGGEGDSPISNKFIADAIAGKLPAVTFYKPQGNLNQHAGYSDVESGDQHVANVLAHLMKSPQWNNMVVVITYDENGGWWDHVAPPKGDRWGPGSRIPAIVVSPFAKRGTVDHTFYDTTSILRFVTRLHDLPTLEGIAYRNAAFAARGANPPGDLTKALTFA; the protein is encoded by the coding sequence ATGACGCACGACACCACGCCTCAGCCGCACGATCCGGCACTCGATACCGATCTCTCGCACGACGACGATCCGACGAATCCGTCGCGCCGCCGGGTGCTTCAGGGCCTGGCCGCCATCGGCGCGGCAGGCGCCGCAGGCGCCACGCTCGGTGGGTGCGCGACCGAGGGCGGTGCGGGTGCGCCGAGCGCCGTCCCCGCCGGCGGCACGTTCGACGCGCAGCTCAAGGCGAACGTCAAAACGGTCGTGGTGATCTATCTGGAAAACCGCAGCTTCAACAACCTGTTCGCCGATTTCCCCGGTCTCGAGAAGCCGCTGTCGAAGGTCCCGGCCTCGGCCTACACGCAGCTCGACCGCGACGGCAAGACACCGATGCCGCTGCTGCCCCCGATCTTCGACGGTCTGGTGCCGCGCGCCCAGATGATCGGCGGAAAGAAGTACCACATCACCGAGAAAGACATCGCCCGCCAGCCGAACGCGCCGTTCATGCTCAAGGACGCCGAAGGGAAGTTGCTGCCCGAGTCCGTCATCACGCGCGATCTGTGGCATCTGTTCTGGCAGAACCAGATGCAGATCAACGACGGCGCGAACAATCAGTTCGCCGCATGGGCCGACTCGGGCGGTCTGGTCATGGGCTACTACGGCGAGACGGCCAAGACGCTCGACCTGTACAAGATCGCGCAGCAGTACACGATGTGCGACAACTTCTTCATGGCGGCTTTCGGTGGCTCGTTCCTGAACCATCAATTCCTCGTGACGGCGCGCCCGCCGGTGTATCCGAACGCGGCGCAAAGCCCGGCAAAAGACAAGATCGCGGTGCTGGCCGACGGCCCGCAAGGCGTGCGCCTGGCCATCGCGCCGGACTCGCCCGCCTCGGCCGCCGACGGCAAGCCGAAGTTCGTGCGCGACGGGGCGATCACGCCTGACAACTACGCCGTGAACACCATGATGCCGGCTTACCAGCCGTCGCCGGTCAAGCCCGCGGCGTCGGGCGACAAGCGTCTCGCGGACCCTTCACACCCGACGACGCTGCCCCCGCAGAACTACGCCACCATCGGCGATCTGCTCTCGAACAAGGGCGTGTCATGGGCCTGGTATGCGGGCGCCTGGCAGTCGGCGCTCGACCACAAGGGCGGGGCGGACAAGCCGAACTTCCAGTATCACCATCAGCCCTTCAACTATTTCGCGCAATTCGCGCCCGGCACGTCGGCACGCGAGACCCATTTGCGCGATGGCGGAGAAGGGGACAGCCCGATCTCGAACAAATTCATCGCCGACGCGATCGCCGGCAAGTTGCCGGCCGTCACGTTCTACAAGCCGCAGGGCAACCTGAACCAGCACGCCGGCTATTCGGATGTGGAGTCCGGCGACCAGCACGTGGCGAACGTGCTCGCCCATCTGATGAAGTCACCGCAGTGGAACAACATGGTCGTGGTCATCACGTATGACGAGAACGGCGGCTGGTGGGATCACGTCGCGCCGCCGAAGGGCGATCGCTGGGGCCCCGGTTCGCGCATTCCCGCGATCGTGGTCTCGCCGTTTGCCAAGCGCGGCACCGTCGATCACACGTTCTACGACACCACGTCGATTCTGCGCTTCGTCACGCGCCTGCATGACCTGCCGACGCTCGAAGGCATCGCCTATCGCAACGCTGCCTTCGCAGCACGCGGTGCGAACCCGCCGGGCGACTTGACGAAGGCGCTGACGTTTGCGTAA
- a CDS encoding FAD-dependent monooxygenase, which produces MHKPETTPRASLYHAYRVYPYFSPQCAHRSEHRDIPVTVVGGGPIGMVTALALARHGVRCVVLQAEQQVSEGSRAIVFTRRSQEILQAVGVSDAVVANGLPWTCGNSYYRGQRVFRMESPVDEDDRFAPLINLQQNVLESYLVDAIEREPLVEIRWGNKLVGVTQDDEGVALQIDTPEGEYSQRTGWLVAADGARSTVRTALGLRFEGASYEGRFVIADIRIDLDLPTERLAYFAPDWNPGNTVLMHREPGGIWRVDYQLPVEETSEHALQPDTIRERIDAQLDMMGLGGKPWELDWCSVYSARALTLPDYVHGRILFAGDAAHLLPIFGVRGANTGFQDAIDLSWKLAAVVKGAAPAPLLASYTHDRVGAAREIIAEAGKSTRFMTPPSHGFRVLRDAVLDLSLDHEFVRPLFHWRTSRAHDYRDSPLNCPGDENTSMTAGPGVGAPTPNVKLGENDYLYDHLGAAFHLLTFGDAPVSDALREEIVAWRERGVPVRVVAFAACADTVAGADVTLPDPTGHAAAKYHAQDGTAYLVRPDHHICARWQRLDAGRLAEALSHATARA; this is translated from the coding sequence ATGCACAAACCAGAGACCACCCCACGCGCGTCGCTCTATCACGCGTACCGTGTTTATCCGTACTTTTCTCCGCAGTGCGCGCATCGAAGCGAACACCGCGACATCCCCGTCACGGTCGTCGGCGGCGGTCCGATCGGCATGGTCACGGCGCTCGCGCTCGCACGCCATGGTGTGCGCTGCGTCGTGTTGCAAGCCGAGCAGCAAGTCTCGGAGGGCAGCCGCGCCATCGTCTTCACGCGCCGCTCGCAGGAAATTCTGCAAGCCGTGGGCGTGTCGGACGCCGTTGTCGCCAACGGTCTGCCGTGGACCTGCGGCAATTCGTACTATCGCGGTCAGCGCGTGTTTCGCATGGAGTCGCCGGTCGACGAAGACGACCGCTTCGCGCCGCTCATCAACCTGCAACAGAACGTGCTCGAGAGCTATCTGGTGGACGCCATCGAGCGCGAACCGCTCGTCGAGATTCGCTGGGGCAACAAGCTCGTGGGCGTGACGCAGGACGACGAAGGCGTAGCGCTGCAAATCGACACGCCCGAAGGCGAGTACTCGCAACGCACCGGCTGGCTCGTGGCGGCCGACGGCGCGCGCTCGACGGTGCGCACCGCGCTCGGCCTTCGCTTCGAAGGGGCGAGCTACGAGGGACGCTTCGTCATCGCGGATATCCGCATCGATCTCGATCTGCCGACCGAACGACTCGCCTACTTTGCACCCGACTGGAACCCCGGCAATACCGTGCTCATGCACCGCGAGCCGGGCGGCATCTGGCGCGTGGACTATCAATTGCCGGTCGAGGAAACGTCGGAACATGCGCTGCAACCGGACACGATCCGCGAGCGCATCGACGCGCAGCTCGACATGATGGGGCTGGGCGGCAAGCCCTGGGAACTCGACTGGTGCTCCGTCTATTCGGCGCGCGCGCTCACCTTGCCCGACTACGTGCACGGTCGCATTCTCTTCGCGGGCGACGCCGCGCACCTGCTGCCGATCTTCGGCGTGCGCGGCGCGAACACCGGCTTTCAGGATGCGATCGATCTGTCGTGGAAACTCGCGGCGGTCGTCAAAGGCGCGGCGCCGGCGCCGCTGCTCGCCTCCTACACGCACGACCGCGTAGGCGCAGCACGCGAGATCATCGCCGAAGCGGGCAAGAGCACGCGCTTCATGACGCCGCCGTCGCACGGTTTTCGCGTGCTGCGCGACGCCGTGCTCGATCTCTCGCTCGATCACGAATTCGTGCGTCCGCTGTTCCACTGGCGCACGTCGCGCGCGCACGACTACCGCGACTCCCCGCTCAACTGCCCGGGCGACGAAAACACGTCGATGACCGCAGGTCCGGGCGTCGGGGCGCCGACACCGAACGTGAAGCTCGGCGAGAACGACTACCTCTACGACCACCTCGGCGCGGCCTTTCATTTGCTGACGTTTGGCGACGCCCCGGTGAGCGACGCGCTGCGCGAGGAAATCGTCGCGTGGCGTGAGCGCGGCGTACCGGTCAGGGTTGTCGCATTCGCGGCGTGCGCAGACACCGTAGCCGGGGCGGACGTCACCCTGCCCGACCCGACGGGCCACGCCGCCGCGAAGTATCACGCACAGGACGGCACCGCCTATCTCGTGCGTCCCGACCATCACATTTGCGCGCGCTGGCAGCGGCTCGATGCCGGGCGTCTTGCCGAAGCCCTCTCGCACGCGACGGCACGCGCCTGA
- a CDS encoding pyridoxamine 5'-phosphate oxidase family protein, translating to MMNAPTPSPPDMASPFHAGEMYVQTLAGSREAIAEVGSRVIRLAMPDQHRQFFAQLPFLVMGALDAHDQPWATLLSGAPGFAHSPDPTLLRVNAFAPTTDPLHGAVRPGAPIGLLGIEPSTRRRNRVNGPVAETDAQGFTMRVAQSFGNCPQYIRKREIGPHTHDAPPVAEPSQSSLDDDAQWQIASADTFFVATHYAGDGATERSAGTDVSHRGGKAGFVRVEDANTLVWPDFRGNAFYNTLGNLQMNPRAGLVFVDFASGDFLHLAGDAEVLWQDATQSGFEGALRLVRLHIREVRRVRGALPHAWREGEASPSVDRTGAWPTA from the coding sequence ATGATGAACGCCCCGACACCATCGCCACCCGACATGGCGTCCCCGTTTCATGCCGGTGAAATGTACGTGCAGACGCTCGCCGGTTCGCGAGAGGCGATAGCGGAAGTCGGGAGCCGCGTCATTCGTCTCGCCATGCCGGATCAGCATCGTCAGTTCTTCGCCCAGTTGCCGTTTCTCGTGATGGGCGCGCTGGATGCCCACGACCAACCCTGGGCCACGCTGCTCAGTGGTGCGCCGGGCTTCGCCCACTCGCCCGACCCGACACTGCTGCGCGTGAACGCGTTTGCCCCGACCACCGATCCGCTGCACGGCGCCGTGAGGCCGGGCGCGCCGATCGGTTTGCTCGGCATCGAGCCGTCCACACGTCGTCGCAATCGCGTGAATGGCCCGGTCGCGGAGACGGATGCGCAGGGTTTTACGATGCGCGTCGCGCAGAGCTTCGGCAACTGCCCGCAGTACATCCGCAAGCGGGAGATCGGGCCGCACACCCACGACGCGCCGCCGGTGGCCGAGCCGTCGCAATCCTCGCTCGACGACGACGCGCAATGGCAAATCGCGAGCGCCGATACGTTCTTCGTTGCCACGCACTACGCCGGAGACGGCGCCACCGAGCGCAGCGCAGGCACGGATGTCTCGCATCGCGGCGGCAAGGCGGGCTTCGTGCGGGTCGAGGACGCCAATACGCTCGTATGGCCGGACTTTCGCGGCAATGCCTTCTACAACACCCTTGGCAATCTGCAGATGAACCCGCGTGCGGGGCTCGTATTCGTCGACTTCGCCTCGGGCGACTTCCTGCATCTCGCGGGCGACGCCGAAGTGCTCTGGCAGGATGCGACCCAAAGCGGCTTCGAAGGCGCCTTGCGACTCGTGCGTCTTCACATACGTGAAGTGCGGCGGGTTCGCGGCGCATTGCCGCACGCATGGCGCGAAGGCGAGGCATCGCCCAGCGTCGATCGTACAGGCGCCTGGCCGACTGCCTGA
- a CDS encoding LysR family transcriptional regulator, whose amino-acid sequence MDKLRAMQTFVAIVDQGSLSAAARSLDSSLPAVVRTLAALETSLDVRLLNRTTRRIALTEEGRTYLDTCRQILSELHEAEARLAARHEAPTGTLVVTAPVLFGQLHVAPALYRFLRAYPAVKCRLMLNDRVVNLWEEGIDVGIRISPLDDSTLVAQGIGAIRRVVVASPACIAEQGAVTHPRELIGKNCIISHGGGYGHWRFWEGGKEYVVDVDGNLEISHGMTAVEACIGGVGYGCFLSYQVAGALADGRLVRVLKDFEGPARPVNIVYPHARLLPSRTRAFVEWMKRELRDVAMT is encoded by the coding sequence ATGGACAAACTCCGCGCAATGCAGACATTCGTCGCCATCGTCGATCAGGGCAGCCTGAGCGCGGCGGCCCGATCGCTCGACTCGTCGCTTCCGGCGGTGGTGCGCACGCTCGCGGCGCTGGAAACGTCGCTCGACGTGCGCCTGCTCAATCGCACCACGCGCCGCATTGCCCTCACGGAGGAAGGGCGCACGTATCTCGACACCTGTCGTCAGATTCTGAGCGAGTTGCATGAGGCGGAGGCACGGCTCGCCGCACGTCACGAAGCGCCGACCGGCACGCTGGTCGTCACCGCGCCGGTGCTGTTCGGACAACTGCACGTTGCACCCGCGCTTTATCGGTTCTTGCGGGCGTATCCGGCCGTCAAATGCAGGCTCATGCTCAACGACCGCGTCGTGAACCTCTGGGAGGAGGGCATCGATGTCGGCATCCGCATCTCACCGCTGGACGATTCGACGCTCGTGGCGCAAGGCATTGGCGCGATCCGTCGTGTCGTGGTCGCAAGTCCCGCATGTATCGCCGAGCAGGGAGCGGTGACGCATCCGCGCGAGCTGATCGGCAAGAATTGCATCATCTCGCACGGGGGTGGCTACGGGCACTGGCGCTTCTGGGAGGGCGGAAAGGAATACGTCGTCGACGTGGACGGCAATCTCGAAATCAGTCACGGGATGACGGCAGTCGAGGCGTGTATCGGTGGCGTTGGCTACGGCTGTTTTCTGTCGTATCAGGTGGCGGGCGCATTGGCCGACGGACGGCTCGTGCGTGTGCTCAAAGACTTTGAGGGACCAGCGCGGCCGGTGAACATCGTGTATCCGCATGCCAGGCTGTTGCCTTCGCGCACGCGGGCGTTCGTCGAGTGGATGAAGCGAGAACTGCGTGATGTGGCGATGACGTAA
- a CDS encoding MarR family winged helix-turn-helix transcriptional regulator, translated as MRPSHKSLDQFLTYKMHRLMKQHDRRVSQSYAHGAQLSLAESRVLAAVGTAGALSNSELARRANLDKSQASRGADGLVARGLVRRAPDEHDGRAVKVTLTPEGERVWRVVIDAARSHYEQLFEALTDDEMRVYERLLDKLLLRSDELDEQA; from the coding sequence ATGCGGCCATCCCACAAATCGCTCGACCAGTTCCTGACGTACAAGATGCACCGCCTGATGAAGCAGCACGACAGGCGCGTTTCGCAGTCGTACGCGCACGGCGCCCAGTTGAGTCTTGCGGAATCGCGCGTGCTGGCGGCGGTGGGAACGGCGGGGGCGTTGTCGAATTCGGAGTTGGCGCGTCGCGCGAATCTGGACAAGAGTCAGGCGAGCCGCGGGGCGGACGGACTGGTCGCGCGCGGGCTGGTGCGCCGCGCCCCGGACGAGCATGACGGCCGTGCCGTGAAGGTGACCTTGACGCCCGAAGGCGAGCGGGTCTGGCGCGTAGTGATCGACGCCGCGCGCTCGCACTACGAGCAATTGTTCGAAGCGTTGACCGACGACGAGATGCGCGTGTACGAACGCCTGCTGGACAAGCTGCTGCTACGCTCGGACGAATTGGACGAGCAGGCGTGA
- a CDS encoding DsbA family protein, with the protein MTQATLHYIADPLCGWCYAAAPLVRAARDVAGLGVAFHGGGMMAGPNVQPVTPQLRNYVMPHDHRIAELTGQPFGDAYFDGLLRDGTAVFDSAPPTAAVLAAEALAARGLDMFAAVQRAHYVDGKRIADRDVLVSLAADLGLDRDAFSTALDAQDAAALMQHFRDSRNWLARVGGSGFPTFVLDIDGELERLEPGRYLGQPDAWRDMLRARLLAARSADAAGGAALPQCGPDGCAI; encoded by the coding sequence ATGACCCAAGCCACCCTGCATTACATTGCCGACCCGTTGTGCGGCTGGTGCTACGCCGCCGCGCCCCTCGTGCGCGCAGCGCGCGACGTGGCCGGGCTCGGCGTGGCGTTTCACGGCGGCGGCATGATGGCCGGCCCGAACGTTCAGCCGGTAACACCGCAACTTCGTAACTACGTCATGCCGCACGATCACCGGATCGCGGAGCTGACGGGGCAGCCGTTCGGCGACGCCTACTTCGACGGATTGCTGCGCGATGGCACGGCCGTCTTCGACTCCGCGCCCCCGACCGCCGCCGTGCTGGCAGCCGAAGCGCTGGCCGCACGCGGGCTCGACATGTTCGCCGCCGTGCAACGCGCTCACTACGTCGACGGCAAGCGCATTGCGGACCGCGACGTGCTGGTTAGCCTCGCTGCGGACCTCGGGCTGGATCGCGACGCGTTTTCCACGGCACTCGATGCGCAAGACGCGGCCGCGCTCATGCAGCACTTCCGCGACAGCCGCAACTGGCTCGCGCGTGTAGGCGGCAGCGGCTTCCCGACGTTCGTGCTGGACATCGACGGCGAACTCGAACGGCTCGAACCGGGACGATACCTTGGCCAGCCCGATGCCTGGCGCGACATGCTTCGCGCGCGTTTGCTCGCGGCCCGGTCCGCCGATGCCGCAGGCGGCGCTGCGCTGCCGCAGTGCGGCCCCGACGGCTGCGCGATCTGA
- a CDS encoding MFS transporter, which produces MSRITPATGLAGGIPSPVPGDSGATVHRIASEAMERAVVRKVSRRLLGFLFVLFLFSFLDRINVGFAALTMSQDLGLTSTMFGMASTVFYLTYVLCGVPSNLMLVKFGARRWIGAILIAWGLASSATMFAHDATSLYLIRAIVGITEAGFLPGMLLYMGDWFPSAARARANAWFMIAMPVTSALGAAASGYLLRLDGVGGLAGWQWLFVLEGLPTVLLGAVTWWYLDDKPADARWLNAAEKQTLAAMIERDRAAALARLAGTASGKPVGMWRAILTPSVARFALGYFCLVNTLSLASLWIPQIVKSFGTTSSNVTIGLLAAIPSVCTIAGMIWWGRRSDRLQERRWHLVLPMLFSAAGWGVTCFAPDPSLRLAGVAMASTGAYTAMAIFWTVPDRTLAPHTRALGLAVINAVGNLGSALSPIVVGVLKDWTHSFTSGLMFAAASLLVGIGVLWFAPLGQRRAG; this is translated from the coding sequence ATGAGCCGTATCACGCCCGCCACCGGTCTTGCCGGCGGCATTCCCTCGCCCGTGCCCGGCGACAGCGGCGCCACCGTCCATCGCATTGCCAGCGAAGCGATGGAACGCGCCGTCGTGCGCAAGGTCTCGCGCCGCTTGCTCGGCTTCCTGTTCGTGCTGTTCCTGTTCTCGTTCCTCGACCGCATCAACGTCGGCTTCGCCGCGCTCACGATGAGTCAGGATCTCGGGCTCACGAGCACGATGTTCGGCATGGCGTCGACCGTCTTCTATCTGACGTACGTGCTTTGCGGCGTGCCGAGCAATCTCATGCTCGTGAAGTTCGGCGCACGTCGCTGGATCGGCGCGATTCTGATCGCATGGGGCCTCGCGTCGAGCGCGACGATGTTCGCCCACGACGCCACGAGCCTCTATCTGATTCGCGCCATCGTCGGCATTACCGAAGCCGGGTTCCTGCCGGGCATGCTGCTCTACATGGGCGACTGGTTCCCCTCGGCGGCGCGGGCACGCGCGAACGCGTGGTTCATGATCGCCATGCCGGTGACGTCCGCGCTCGGCGCGGCAGCATCGGGGTATCTGCTGCGACTCGATGGCGTAGGCGGCCTTGCGGGATGGCAGTGGCTGTTCGTACTCGAAGGACTGCCGACGGTGCTGCTCGGCGCCGTCACGTGGTGGTATCTCGACGACAAGCCGGCGGATGCGCGCTGGCTGAACGCTGCCGAGAAGCAGACCCTCGCCGCGATGATCGAGCGCGACCGCGCTGCGGCGCTCGCCAGACTCGCGGGCACGGCATCCGGCAAACCCGTTGGCATGTGGCGTGCGATTCTCACACCGAGCGTCGCCCGGTTTGCGCTCGGCTACTTCTGCCTCGTCAATACGCTCTCGCTCGCCTCGCTCTGGATTCCGCAGATCGTGAAGAGCTTCGGCACGACCAGCAGCAACGTCACGATCGGCCTGCTCGCGGCCATTCCGTCGGTGTGCACGATTGCGGGCATGATCTGGTGGGGACGCCGCTCCGACCGGCTGCAAGAGCGTCGCTGGCATCTGGTGTTGCCCATGCTGTTCTCCGCCGCCGGCTGGGGCGTGACGTGCTTCGCACCGGACCCGTCGCTGCGTCTTGCCGGGGTGGCGATGGCCTCTACCGGCGCGTACACCGCGATGGCGATCTTCTGGACAGTGCCGGACCGCACGCTGGCGCCGCATACGCGCGCCCTCGGGCTGGCGGTCATCAACGCCGTCGGCAACCTCGGCTCGGCGCTCAGTCCGATTGTCGTCGGCGTGCTCAAGGACTGGACGCACTCGTTCACCTCGGGGCTGATGTTCGCCGCCGCGAGTCTGCTCGTGGGTATCGGCGTGCTGTGGTTCGCGCCGCTGGGGCAACGCCGCGCCGGCTGA
- a CDS encoding LysR family transcriptional regulator — protein MDRLTAMRVFTEVAERGSLTAAAQRLDMSRAMVSRYLAELEAWLGTRLLHRTTRAVSLTDAGNDALPRCREMLGIADDLACASNADSTPRGLLRVACSTSLGQAFLAAAVTRFIVRHPGVAVDLVVADRTVDLVDERIDLAIRVTTDPSPGLIARKLATCHSVVCAAPAYLERHGTPERAEDLALHNCLTYTYFGKSLWQFTHNGAPLGVPVGGNLSANEVNVVFAATLAGAGISMQPVYSALPHLRDGTLRSLLPDYIPREMTVYGVYISRKQMPSALRALLDDLVVQFRTGLFEDTGYPGRAATPPG, from the coding sequence ATGGACCGTCTGACGGCAATGCGGGTCTTCACGGAAGTGGCGGAGCGCGGCTCGCTCACGGCGGCGGCGCAGCGTCTCGACATGTCGCGCGCGATGGTCTCGCGCTATCTGGCGGAACTCGAAGCGTGGCTCGGCACGCGGTTGCTGCACCGAACCACGCGCGCGGTGAGCCTGACCGACGCGGGTAACGACGCCCTGCCGCGCTGTCGCGAAATGCTCGGTATCGCAGACGACCTCGCGTGCGCGTCGAACGCCGACAGCACGCCACGCGGCCTGTTGCGCGTCGCGTGCAGCACCTCGCTCGGCCAGGCATTCCTGGCCGCAGCGGTGACGCGCTTCATCGTGCGGCATCCGGGGGTGGCCGTCGATCTCGTGGTGGCGGACCGCACCGTCGATCTGGTCGACGAGCGTATCGATCTGGCGATTCGCGTGACGACCGACCCTTCGCCCGGGCTTATCGCGCGCAAGCTAGCGACGTGCCACTCGGTCGTGTGCGCAGCGCCTGCCTATCTGGAGCGCCACGGCACGCCCGAACGTGCCGAGGATCTCGCGCTTCACAACTGCCTGACGTACACCTACTTCGGCAAGAGCCTTTGGCAGTTCACGCACAACGGCGCGCCGCTCGGCGTACCCGTGGGCGGCAATCTGTCGGCCAACGAAGTGAATGTGGTGTTCGCGGCAACGCTGGCGGGCGCGGGTATCTCGATGCAGCCGGTCTACTCGGCACTTCCGCATCTGCGCGACGGCACGTTGCGCTCGCTGTTGCCCGACTACATACCGCGCGAGATGACCGTGTACGGGGTGTACATCTCGCGCAAGCAGATGCCCAGCGCACTGCGCGCGCTGCTGGACGATCTCGTCGTGCAATTCCGCACGGGGTTGTTCGAAGACACCGGATATCCGGGGCGTGCAGCCACGCCACCCGGCTGA